The Cygnus atratus isolate AKBS03 ecotype Queensland, Australia chromosome 2, CAtr_DNAZoo_HiC_assembly, whole genome shotgun sequence genome window below encodes:
- the FZD6 gene encoding frizzled-6 produces the protein MGALVAAVTCASLLALVRGHSLFTCEPITISRCSRMPYNMTFFPNIMGHYDQDTAALQMEPFLTLMNLHCSPDVHTFLCKAFVPACLEQVHVIHPCRNLCEKVYSDCKPLIDTFGIAWPEELECNRLVNCDEAAPATAPVTTNAHGTQKTPGQTRRDYGFWCPRHLHTSNGQGYKFLGIDQCAPPCPNMYFKNYELDVAKSFIGIVSIFCLCATLFTFLTFLIDVKRFRYPERPIIYYSVCYSIVSLMYFIGFLLGNRTACNKADDKLEIGETVVLGSQNKACTVLFMVLYFFTMAGTIWWVILTITWFLAAGRKWSCEAIAQKAMWFHAVAWGIPGFLTIMLLAMNKVEGDNISGVCFVGLYDVDASLYFVLLPLCLCVFFGLSLLLAGIISLNHVRQVIQHDGRNQEKLKKFMIRIGVFSGLYLVPLVALLGCYVYELVNRKTWETTWVFDHCDQYHIPCPYQAKALARPEIFLFLMKYLLTLIVGISPVFWVGSKKTCSEWANFFNRNRKRDPIRESRRVLQESCEFFLRHNSKVKHKKKHYKSSSHRLKVISKSMGTSTSGTTNHGTSAVAITNHDYLSQDTVAEIKTSPETSEKEADGTSAQKVEEGENSGNQILCGSKLTVDQVEKRNKADSTCDMSSLSGSVKRIGEGRVTPKNDFIESPALQRSSSQIPDVSQSGSISLLVYSASDTRKELDSGNSSNP, from the exons CCTTTTCTTACTCTTATGAATCTCCACTGTTCACCAGACGTCCACACATTTctgtgcaaagcatttgttcctgcctgcctggagcaagTTCATGTGATTCATCCTTGCCGAAACCTCTGTGAGAAAGTGTATTCTGACTGCAAGCCGTTGATTGACACTTTTGGAATCGCATGGCCTGAAGAGCTGGAATGTAACAG ACTAGTCAATTGTGACGAGGCTGCTCCTGCCACTGCTCCTGTAACCACAAACGCACACGGAACTCAGAAGACCCCAGGACAGACGCGAAGGGATTATGGATTCTGGTGTCCCCGACACCTCCACACTTCCAATGGACAAGGCTACAAGTTTCTAGGCATCGATCAGTGTGCACCCCCATGTCCCAATATGTACTTCAAAAATTACGAATTGGATGTTGCAAAAAGCTTCATTGGAATAGTTTCAATCTTTTGTCTTTGTGCTACGCTTTTCACATTCCTGACTTTCCTGATTGATGTTAAAAGGTTTAGGTACCCAGAGAGGCCAATCATTTATTACTCGGTCTGTTACAGCATAGTGTCTCTAATGTACTTCATTGGATTTCTGCTTGGGAATAGAACTGCCTGTAACAAGGCAGATGATAAGCTAGAAATTGGGGAAACAGTTGTTCTCGGCTCCCAAAACAAAGCCTGTACTGTCCTTTTCATGGTTTTGTACTTTTTCACTATGGCAGGAACCATTTGGTGGGTGATTCTTACCATCACCTGGTTCCTcgcagcaggaagaaaatggagcTGTGAAGCTATCGCACAGAAGGCTATGTGGTTCCATGCCGTTGCGTGGGGAATACCCGGCTTTCTAACCATTATGCTTCTTGCCATGAACAAAGTGGAAGGGGACAATATCAGTGGAGTTTGCTTTGTGGGTCTCTACGATGTGGATGCCTCTCTGTACTTTGTGCTTCTGCCGTTatgcctttgtgtttttttcggtctctctcttcttttagcTGGTATTATCTCTTTAAATCATGTGCGGCAAGTCATCCAGCATGATGGCAGAAACCAAGAGAAGCTAAAGAAATTCATGATTCGAATTGGAGTTTTTAGTGGCTTGTACTTGGTGCCACTTGTGGCACTTCTCGGGTGCTATGTCTATGAGCTGGTGAACCGGAAGACCTGGGAAACGACTTGGGTGTTCGACCACTGTGACCAGTACCATATCCCTTGTCCTTATCAG GCAAAGGCACTAGCAagaccagaaatatttttgtttctgatgaaatatttgctgACACTAATTGTTGGCATATCTCCAGTCTTCTGGGTGGGAAGTAAAAAGACCTGTTCGGAATGGGCCAATTTCTTCAACAGAAACCGCAAAAGAGA tccAATCAGGGAGAGTCGAAGAGTACTGCAAGAATCGTGCGAATTTTTCTTGAGGCACAACTCCAAAGTTAAACATAAAAAGAAGCACTACAAATCGAGTTCGCACAGATTGAAAGTAATTTCGAAGTCAATGGGGACTAGCACGAGTGGCACAACAAATCATGGAACGTCTGCAGTAGCGATCACTAATCATGATTACTTAAGCCAAGACACTGTTGCAGAGATTAAAACGTCTCCGGAGACGTCTGAGAAGGAGGCAGATGGAACATCAGCCCAAAAAGTTGAGGAAGGCGAAAACAGTGGAAATCAAATTTTATGTGGTTCTAAACTGACCGTGGATCaggtggaaaaaagaaacaaagcagatagCACATGTGATATGAGTAGCTTGTCTGGGAGTGTGAAGAGAATAGGTGAAGGAAG AGTAACTcctaaaaatgattttattgaaTCTCCTGCATTACAAAGGAGCAGTTCACAAATACCTGATGTCTCACAGTCAGGCTCCATATCACTACTTGTCTACTCGGCTTCAGACACCAGAAAAGAGTTGGATTCAGGAAACAGTTCAAACCCTTga